The Campylobacter curvus genome includes the window CTAAACATAGAAAAGGGCGTTACTTACGAAGCTGGACTTCGCTATACAGATAAAATTTTAAGATCAAATTTGATATTTTATACGGGAGACTATAAAGATCTGATCGTGGAAAGAAGCTGGACTAACGGTGGAACGACATATTATCAAGCTCAAAATGTAAATAGAGCAAGAATAAGCGGAGTCGAGTTTGATATAGCTTATAAATTTTTATCAAATTTTGAGTTTAAGACAAATTTAGCCTACACTCGCGGCAAAAATAAACAAACTGGCAAGCCTTTACCAGAGATCGCGCCTCTTAGCGGACATGTGGCGCTTTCGTATTCGCCAGAGTTTTTGGATCACTCATATATCGAGTATAGCGCAGACTGGGCAAAACACAAAACCCGCATAGATGATAGTGTCGAAAAAGAAAGAGCTGGATACGTCGTGCATAATCTTTACTTTGGCAAGAGTTTTGGTAAGCTTGGGATATTGAAAGATTTTAGTTTAAATTTTGGAATCGAGAATATCTTTGATAAAGAATACGCCCCAAGTCTGAGCTATGAGCTCATCAGTCAGCCAAGAAGTGCTACAAATCCACTCTTAAATCCTGGTAGAAATTTTAAACTAGGCTTTAAAGCTAGCTTTTAAAATTTAACCTGATACCCAAGGTGGCACATCTGCCTTGGGTTAATAAATTTAAAGGATGAAATTTGAAAAAATTTATATTGTTTTTATTTTTATCTATGTTTTTATATGCTGTGGATTTTATTGATCAAAACGGCAATAAACTTCATTTTGATAAATCCATTAAAAGTGTGGCACTCTTTCCTGTGCCGCTTGCGTCGTTTTCTCTAAGTGTCGAAAATAACGCCTCTCGTATCGCTTCTGTGCATCCGATAGCTAAAAAAAATATAAATCGCGGAATGCTTGCAAAAATGATAAAAGGGGCGTCTGATATACCAGCAGGCGGTATAGGTGATGATTTTACGCCAAATATCGAAGAGCTAATCAAACTATCTCCCGAGCTTGTCGTGCAGTGGGGCATGAGAGGAGAAAAGATCATAGAACCACTAAGAAAAGTAGGGCTAAAAGTGGCTTTGATAAATTTAAAAGGCACAGAAGAAGACCCGCTATTTTGGTTTGATATGCTGGGTAAAATTTATGAAAAAGAGCCAAAAGCCGAGCAAATTTTAGCTAATAGGGCTACCGTTAGGGCTAAGGTAGAAAAATTTGTCCAAAGCCTTACAAATAAACCAAAAGTGCTTTTTATATTTGGACGAGATAAAAGCTACGAAGCGGCTGGCAAAAATACATATTTTGATTATGAAATTTTGCTAAGTGGCGGGCAAAATGCGGCTAAATTTGATGGATTTAGGATATTAAATAAAGAAGAGATTATCGTGCAAAATCCAGATATTATTTTGCTTAGCAATTTTGACGAACTGACGCCGAGCGACTTTTTCAATGATAAAATTTTAAAAGGTGTAAAGGCTGTAAAACAAAAAGCGATCTATAAAATGCCACTTGGCGGGGATATGTGGGAGCCTCCTACGGGTGAGTCGCATCTAGCGTGGGCGTGGTTTAGCGTGCTATTTTCTGGGCAAGATCATATAAATTTAAAAGATGAGATGAAAAATAGTTACAAGCTACTTTACGAATACGACCTAAATGATGAAGAAATAGCTAAAATTTTACGCTTTGATCTAAATGGCGAAAGTAAATTTTACGAATTTTTTAAATGAAAAAATATATTTTTTTACTATTTTTGCTTGTGGTCGCAGTCATTTTTTCGCTATTTGCAGGTAGAATTTCTCTTGAAGGACTAATGGATTACTATCATAATGACAAAGAAACTTTATACGCCATTATTTTTGATCTGCGCCTGCCAAGGCTCATTGTCGCTTTTTTGATCGGGGCTAGCCTAAGCGTAGCGGGCGTGATATTTCAAGCGATGTTTCAAAACCCGCTTGTTAGTCCAAATATACTTGGTGTAGGTAGTGGGGCTGGCTTTGGGGCGGTGGTTTGCATACTTATGTTTGATAGCCCGTTTTTGACGCAAGTGGAAGCTTTTGTTTTTGGCTTTTTGGCTGTTATGATAGCCTATGCGCTTGGCTTTTTGGCAAATAAAAACTCAAAACTTATGCTCGTGTTAGCTGGCATTATCACAGCTGCGATATTTGAGGCGCTCATCTCGGTGGTAAAATATGTTGCCGACACACAAGAAAAGCTGCCTAGCATAGTTTATTGGCTAATGGGTAGCCTAAGTGCCATCTCGTGGCAAGACGTTGTTATCTTATCACCGATTTGTATTGCAGGACTCGTGCTTTTAAGCCTTATGGGCTGGAAGCTAAACATCCTATCGCTTGGAAGCGAGCATGCAAGCATATTTGGCGAGAGTAAATTTTTAGGCTTTATTTTCATCGTTTTAGCTACACTTATCACCAGTGCTAGCGTCGCGATTGCTGGTATCATCGGCTGGGTTGGGCT containing:
- a CDS encoding FecCD family ABC transporter permease, with translation MKKYIFLLFLLVVAVIFSLFAGRISLEGLMDYYHNDKETLYAIIFDLRLPRLIVAFLIGASLSVAGVIFQAMFQNPLVSPNILGVGSGAGFGAVVCILMFDSPFLTQVEAFVFGFLAVMIAYALGFLANKNSKLMLVLAGIITAAIFEALISVVKYVADTQEKLPSIVYWLMGSLSAISWQDVVILSPICIAGLVLLSLMGWKLNILSLGSEHASIFGESKFLGFIFIVLATLITSASVAIAGIIGWVGLLVPHITRLVFGSNNASLVPVSALFGGIFLMLVDVIARSTSSAEIPLSILTALIGAPMIGVIIIKRGKKWS
- a CDS encoding ABC transporter substrate-binding protein — translated: MKKFILFLFLSMFLYAVDFIDQNGNKLHFDKSIKSVALFPVPLASFSLSVENNASRIASVHPIAKKNINRGMLAKMIKGASDIPAGGIGDDFTPNIEELIKLSPELVVQWGMRGEKIIEPLRKVGLKVALINLKGTEEDPLFWFDMLGKIYEKEPKAEQILANRATVRAKVEKFVQSLTNKPKVLFIFGRDKSYEAAGKNTYFDYEILLSGGQNAAKFDGFRILNKEEIIVQNPDIILLSNFDELTPSDFFNDKILKGVKAVKQKAIYKMPLGGDMWEPPTGESHLAWAWFSVLFSGQDHINLKDEMKNSYKLLYEYDLNDEEIAKILRFDLNGESKFYEFFK